A region of the Dysgonomonas mossii genome:
ATATGAAATATAGCGACACTCCTATTACTGCCAGTATAAGCGAAGATCTCTCGGATATCTATCAGGATTTGAAGAACTTCATTACGGTTTTTGAAAGAGGTGTTACAGACAATATGAATGATGCGCTATATTTCTGTATAGAGAATTTTAAGTCATATTGGGGGCAGAAGCTGGTAAATGTTTTGAGAGCTTTGCACTCACTCAAATATACGATAGTAAATGATAACCTTGATGAAGATCTCGAATCTGCTGATACAAATGAATTATGGTAAACACTATATCCAAAGCTGAATTGTCTACTTATGCACAGGAAGTTTTTCCGGGTAGAATAATCGTAATACAAGAAGAAACCGAGGCGAAGAAAGCATGTGACTATCTTAGCAAATGTGAGGCTATCGGATTTGACACAGAGACCCGCCCTGCTTTTCGTAAGGGAGTGACGCATCAGATAGCACTTATGCAGTTGTCTACAATCGATACCTGTTTCTTATTCCGGCTCAATCTCATCGGGTTTCCTGCTTGTCTGGCAGAACTTCTTGTCAATCCTGTCGTTAAGAAGATCGGGCTGTCGCTGAAAGATGATTTTTCGGCGATACACAAGCGGATGAGTTTGGCTCCGGCTAACTTCGTCGAATTACAGTCTTTTGTTAAAGATTACGGGATAGAAGACAATGGCTTACAGCGTATTTATGGCATACTTTTTGAAAAGAGAATATCAAAAGGGCAACGCCTGTCAAACTGGGAAGTAGATGTCCTTTCTGACTCACAGAAAATGTATGCTGCACTTGATGCATGGGCTTGTCTGAGGATATATAACGAACTTAAAAACAAAGAAAAAATAAATTCGGTCAGGAGTTGATATTCTGATGCTTCTGACTCATAATTCAAAAATATATGGCATTTATAGATTATTACAGCATTTTAGGTGTATCTAAAACTGCCAGTGGCGATGATATAAAAAAGGCTTACCGAAAGTTAGCCCGTAAATATCACCCTGACATAAATCCTAATGATGAGGAAGCAAAGAAGAAGTTTCAGCAGATAAACGAGGCGAATGAAGTTCTGTCCGACCCCGAAAAACGTAAAAAGTATGACGAGTACGGAGAGAACTGGAAGCATGCCGAAGAATTTGAAAAAGCACGTCAGCAACAAGCTCAGAATGGAGGTTTTGCTGATTATAGCAGCTTTGGTGGCGACTTTGGCGGAAGAACATATAGCTTTAGCGGTGAAGACGAAGGAGGGTTTTCTGACTTTTTTGAGTCTCTGTTCGGTGGTAGGGGCGCATCCAGAGGTTCTCGGACAAGCGCATTTAGGGGGCAAGATTATACTACGGAACTTCATTTAAGTTTGCGTGATGCCTCTGAAACCCATAAACAGACTTTGACTCTTAATGGAAAAAATTTACGGATAACAATTCCGGCAGGGGTAGCAGACGGACAAGTAATAAAGCTGGCAGGACAAGGAGCTCCCGGTAGAAATGGAGGTCCTAACGGCGATCTGTATATTACGTTCGTGATACAAGAAGATCCGAAATTCAAAAGAGTGGGGAATGACTTGTATACGAATGCAGATCTAAGCTTGTACACAGCTGTGCTTGGAGGAGAGGAAACGGTAGACACTTTTACAGGAAAAGTAAAATTGAAAGTTGCCGCCGGAACTCAGAATGGAACAAAAGTTCGTCTAAAAGGGAAAGGTTTTCCTGTATATAAAAAGGATGGACATTTTGGAGATCTGATTATTACCTATACGGTGAAAATCCCGACCAATCTGAATGCAGAACAGAGGGAACTGTTCGAAAAGTTAGCAAAGTCTTAATTTAAAGCGCCACAGTTATGAATTCAGAACTGATTATTATACACGAATATTGTATTCAAAACCAAGTAGAGCCCGATTTTATTGTGCAGCTTGAAAATGAAGGACTGATACAGATAAGTATTGTTGATAACGAGCGGTATATACATATTTCGCAGTTGAGACACTTAGATCAGTATGTACGTTGGTACTACGACCTGTCAATTAATGTGGCGGGGATTGATGTTATTCAAAACCTTTTGGATAAGATAGATACGATGCAGGACGAAATTTTACGACTAAAAGAACAATTGCGTTTGATAGATTAATATTTATGAAGAAACTTTTATTTCTTTTTTCAGCCATAGTGGTTACTTTTCCTATGTTTTCACAAAATGAGGTTTTGAGAAACAAGATTCAAAAAATAATTCAGGGTAAAGATGCTACAGTTGGTGTTGCTATTATTGTAGATGGAAAAGACACGTTGACTATCAATAATAATTTTCGTTATCCAACCCAAAGTGTATACAAGTTTCATTTAGCATTGGCTGTATTAGATTATTTAAATAAGAATAATCTCACTCTGGATCATCAGTTGTATGTAAAGAAGGGAGACTTACTCCCCAATACTCACAGCCCGTTAAGGGACGATTATCCGCAGGGAGAGATGTATCTCTCTGTTGCTGATATTATCAGATATACAGTATCTAAGAGCGATAATAATGGATGCGATATCCTGTTTCGCTTGGTAGGAGGTACAGCTGTAGTGGATAGATATATAAGAGGTCTTGGCCTTTCTGAGTTTGCCATTGCTGCCACAGAAGAAGAAATGCACGGACCTTGGGAAGTACAGTATACTAACTGGTCTACCCCCTATACTGCTGCACAAGCTTTAGAAATATTTAGAACACACGATATTTTACCCCAGCCTTTCCACGATTTCTTATGGGATGCGCTGGCTGGGACTACTACAGGTGGAAATAAAATAAAAGCATTGCTTCCCGAAGGGACATTCGTCGCACACAAAACAGGGAGCTCGTTTCGTAATGCCGAAGGGTTGAAGGCCGCGGAAAACGATATTGCAATCATACAATTGCCTGATGGTCGATATTATTCTTTGGTTGTATTTGTTGCTGACTCTATGGAAAGCAATGATGTGAACTGCGGTATAATTGCTCAAATCTCAAAAGCAGTGTATGATTCTCTTCTAGAACAGAAATAGCCGGATTTTACCAAATCGATTTTGATGAATATACCTCCAGATTTTTGACCTCGATATTGTTCCCCCAGAAGTGGAACCTTTCTGTATTATTGCTATCGGGTTTGCGTTCCATCGAATATGAGAATATTCCTCCCTCGATAAATACTTCTACAGATGTGCGATCGATATAAATATCAGCTGAAAGTTCCATACTCGTCATGTCTTGTGGCGAATAGAACATTCCGTTCAGCATGTTTCCATTTATATCATAATTTATCAAGCGCTGACCAAATAGGTTGAGCCCTGCATCTGTGGCGTGTGATAGCTTAATTGTTGTTTTGATGCGCAGGCAATCTGAGTTGTAGAACTCTTTCATCTTGTTGTTGGCGTCATCCGATTTCAGATTGCTCCATTTTTGAATAGGGGTAAATAATTGTTCTGTCTCTTTTATCGGATTGTTTATCAACCTTACGCCGTCTTTCGTGGTTTTTAGAGTTAGCTCGGTAGGGAGTAGCATCATTCCATTGAATGGCATATCGGGTTGATTTATACGCCCCCATCCTATTTGTATGCGTCTGCCATCACTGTCGGGGATGTTTGTAAATGTTTGTGCAGCATAAATTGATCCCGAAGTATAATAATATTTGCCAGCTTCAGGCGTGAATCTCTTTCCGTCAAAAGAGCCTAGCATATATGTTCCTGAAGCTCCATACATTACCCATTTGGTATTGTTTTTGTTCCCGTCTATCGATAACTCAAATAGTTCGGGGCATTCCCAAAATCCTGTAACGTGGCTCTCATAATTCCAATCTTTCAGATTTTTAGACGTGTATATTGAGTGCCCGTCTCTTTCATTCAGTACCATTACCCAATGTTTTGACGGAGCATACCAAAAAACTTTCGGGTCGCGTGTATCTTTGCTATTCCATTTGTCTTTTGAGTCTATAAGCGGGTTTTTGTCATATTTTGTCCATGTACGCCCTTTGTCGAGACTGTAAGCCATGCATTGTACTTGCTTTTCAGAGCTATCTGCTGTATAAAAGGCTATCATCGCAGGATTGTCTTTCTTGTTATATCCCGCTGTATTATCATAATCAATGATTGTTGAGCCGGAGAACATTGTGCCCAAATGATCGGGATATAGTGCTTCGGGTAATTCTTGCCAATGTATCAGGTCTTTGCTTACGGCATGTCCCCAATGCATGTTTTCCCATTCACGTTCGTAAGGATTATGTTGATAGAAAAGATGGTATTCACCATCGTAGTATATCAATCCATTGGGATCGTTTATCCACCCTCGTTGAGTAGTGAAGTGAAATTGCGGACGGTTCTTTTCTTTATATAGGTTTTCATGCCCTTCTATTCTGTCATCCTGATAGATTTTGCTTAATCCTGATGGATCACCTTCATAGCTGATGTTTATAGTCTTACCCTTATAAGCACTCACATCGCAAAATACCCAATAATCTGGATTGGCAGATAGGCGTATTACGAATGATCTGTCCTCTTTTCCATCTACATTAAAACTCATTCTTTTTCTTTCTGCTTTCTGCGAAACAGGTAGGTTCAAGTATTGCTTCGTTATCTTTATCGGAATGTTTCCGGCAGATAAAGAAAAACAAAATAGAAGTGAAACGTGTAGGAATAATAAATTTTTAATGGGCATTTTCATGGTATATCCGATCGTTTATGTTTTCTTCTTTTTTACCAAAATAGTTTCAGTGAGAAGTTCTTGCAGCCTTTCGGGTGATATATTCGTTTGTATTTTCCCTTCGCTTACAAAGGATATTTTACCCCTTTCTTCTGATATGACAATCGCTTTGGCGTCCGTTTCTTGCGATATGCCGAGGGCTGCCCGGTGTCTTAATCCGAGAGATTTGGGTATCTCCTGATTCTGGGAAATAGGAAGGATACATCCGGCTGCTTTAATTTTGTTTCCTGAGATAATTAAAGCCCCGTCGTGTAAAGGCGTGTTTTTAAAGAATATATTTTCTATCAAACGGGTACTGATCTCGGCATCTAAGACTTCGCCTGTTTCTTCATATTGTCCTAACTTAATCTCCTGTTCGATAACAATAAGTGCCCCTGTATATGTTTTGGCCATATTCATACATGCTAAAACAAGAGAGGTAATAACAGGCTCTGAGAGGCCTCCACGTTCTTTTGAACTGAAGAACCGAGCAAAGAAACGGAATGTGCGATTGGAGCCGAGCGTCATCAAAAAACGTCGGATTTCATCTTGGAAGATAATGATGAGTACGATGAGTCCAATATCGACAAATTTGTCGAGGATAGCACCCATAAGGCGCATTTCCAGAACTTTAGATACAAGTATCCATAAGATCATGAAAGCCAATACACCATTGAATATGGCTCCTGTGCCCGATTTGGAGACAATCCTATATAATTGGTACATTACTGTAGCTACCAATAGTATATCAATTATATCTTTTATTCCAAAGTTTTCGAGCATATATGCGATACTATATTACTAAAATTCAAAGATAAGTTATTTCTTCGATAGATAATTCAGAAAAGACATCAGTCTTCTTAAAAAATCTTTTATTCCAACATCAGATTCATAACAGGCTGATGGTCTTCAAAGAATCGTTGCTGCTTTTCGTCAAGCTCATGAACCTTGTATCCAAACAAGAGCCTGCACAGCAATCGTACGTCTGTTTCTATATCAAAAGAGTCTTCCGATTCTAATATCAACTCTACATTTCCGCAGTCTATTGAATATATTTGAGGAGTATCTTCCTGCGAATAATCCGTTACTTTTATTCTGAATTTCTTAGATAGATTGTCTTTTGCATATAGGTCTAAAAGAGTCCACGCCTCTATCACACGTGCCATGCCGGGTAGATTCTTCTTTTCGGGGTATCCGTCCAGTTTGTACTCCTTGGCTATAGCTTCAAAGTCATTTCTGTTTTTTTGCACACAAAAGTCTCTGAATCTGAATAATTGATCGAACGTTTGATAAGCCATATCGATATTATCGGAATATGTATCTAGTATTTCTTTGATAGGAATAATATTTTCTCCCTTATCAAATACTTGTTCATATTCGTATTTCTTATAAAAGTCATACAGCCATTCTTCCGCAGGAATCAGTATTGCAAGAGGGATATTTCTTTCGGCAAGTACTTTATGCGCTTCATGTAGTAACTGTGCCATGTAGCCTTTTTTTCTGTGTTCGGGCAATGTGCATAGTCCTGCCATGTATGCAAAAGGAATTTCCTGCCGGTAGAAGTTTATTGTATACGGCAACATTTGAAGGCTTGCAACCGCTTCTCCTTCTTCAAAATATATAAGTGTATTCTCATGCTTGTATTTGTATGTGAAAAGGATATCGAGAAACTCGTCCGTATCCTCGAAGCATATTTTCCACATACTACGTACTAATTCTGCTGTTTGCTCATTGGCGAATTGTATCATGAGAACGATAATATAATGTTACACAAATGGAATAAGAATTCCTTCTTCTAATAATATATCAGGGTAATATGACATTTTTGCTTTACGAAGGTTTGTTATGCCCATGTCTTCCTCTCTGTTGATATATTTGTATTCAGACGCTTCATGCTCTATAAACTGCTGGTTGATAATTGTATATGCGCCATTTACTTCACTGAAGGCTTTTTCTACATGTACAACGAAAGTATCAGCTGTAAGTTGCTCTCCTATCGTAAATGCCACAATCTTTCCATTAACACGGATCGCACCTCCACGAAGTTGCAGATATTCGAAGTTTTCGAGCATAATTTTGGTTGCGATATAATCGTATCGTTGAGAGAAATCCGCTTTTGAGGTATTTACTTCTTCCCATTCATCGAGCATATATGCACACTCTTCCAGCTCTTTTTTGGAGGTCAGAGGAAAATATTCCCAGTCGGGGTTGTCTGCCTTAAATCGGTTGATGTGATTGCGCTTGCTTTGCAGTTTTTTGCCCGAAAGGTTAATTAACTTCTCAGACAAATAGATATACTCATCATTGTTGCGATCGGGCAGGTATCTGAACTCTCCCGGAATTTCGTTGCGTATTTTTTCCCACATTTCAGACGAGATGCCTTTCATCTGGAATGGTATTTTGTTTATTTTCGCATCTTCTTCTATTAATTTGAATGCATCTATAAGTGGCATTTTTCCGATGGGCATCATATAATATGTCTGTCCGTCGGAATCCTGGAACCGAAGAAATATTGTACGGTGTTCTATTGCGTACACCGTTTTGAATTTTGCATTCCATGCGTAAAGGTTTGTAAAACAAAAGTCGCAGGCACGGTATTCGTTTCCTGCAAAAGCGGCATCTATTACTTTTTTATCAGAAAATGTAATCTGCTTAAAGTTGATCATAAATTAGGAACGTATTAAAAATCCTATAAACAAAACTACTATAAATATTGTTTAGAAACACAAGTCCGGATTATTTATATTATATAACATTTGTTTATAAAATAAAATATCACGAAATTTGTGACTTATAAAGAATCATTCTATATAAGAAAACTATCGAAAGATGTCTAAAACGAAGAAAGTGCTGGCTGTAGCCGAAACTTCATATATTATTCGTAAAGGTCTGGTTTATGTTTTATCTCAGCTAAATAGCGTCGGTAAAGTTGTAGAATTGAGAGAAATGGAAGATATAAATTATCAGATAAATATACTCAAACCGGATGCTGTTCTTATCAACCCCATGTTGTTGGGGCATACATCAAGGCATGATATCCGGCAGCAGCTCAATTTGGATAAACAGACAGCAATAATAGCTTTGGTTTATAATCTTATTGATGAGCAGTTTTATCGTTCCTATGACGCAGTTATACGTATAAATGATTCCGAATCGAAAATTGAAGAAACTTTACTTAAATGTCTTGAGAAGGAAACGGGAGGACAGTCAGACACCGAAGAGTTGAGTGATAGAGAGAAAGAAATTTTGATAAGTGTTGTAAAGGGCATGAGTAATAAAGAAATAGCCGATCATCATAGTATCTCTATTCATACGGCGATTACGCACCGCAGAAATATTACACGCAAATTGAAAGTTCATAGTATTTCTGGATTGACTATATATGCAATAATTAATAAATTAGTGGATATTTCGGAAATAAAATATCAAGACGAATAAACTTGTACACAATGCAGAATGTAACAATCATATTTAATAAGAAAATGAAAATGTCGGAGCTTATAGATGCCGACTACCACTTATTATTATTGCTCAATCGGTTAAATATTTCGCTTGGGTTCGGCGAAAAAAGTGTTGAGGCAGTTTGTAAAGAAAATGATTTCGATACAGATTGTTTCCTATTCCTTGCAAACTATCAATCAAATAAATGTATAACCAATATACAAGAGGTGTTCAGTAAATTGCCTCTTGCTCCGTTTCTCAGATACCTTAAAAATTCACACAGTTACTTTCTGGAAAGAAGGCTTCCGAATATTCGCCGTAAGCTTGAATTGGTTTTCCCCGAAACAGACAAAGCATTACAAACCGTTGTTCTTGATTTCTTCG
Encoded here:
- a CDS encoding 3'-5' exonuclease; this encodes MVNTISKAELSTYAQEVFPGRIIVIQEETEAKKACDYLSKCEAIGFDTETRPAFRKGVTHQIALMQLSTIDTCFLFRLNLIGFPACLAELLVNPVVKKIGLSLKDDFSAIHKRMSLAPANFVELQSFVKDYGIEDNGLQRIYGILFEKRISKGQRLSNWEVDVLSDSQKMYAALDAWACLRIYNELKNKEKINSVRS
- a CDS encoding DnaJ C-terminal domain-containing protein, translated to MAFIDYYSILGVSKTASGDDIKKAYRKLARKYHPDINPNDEEAKKKFQQINEANEVLSDPEKRKKYDEYGENWKHAEEFEKARQQQAQNGGFADYSSFGGDFGGRTYSFSGEDEGGFSDFFESLFGGRGASRGSRTSAFRGQDYTTELHLSLRDASETHKQTLTLNGKNLRITIPAGVADGQVIKLAGQGAPGRNGGPNGDLYITFVIQEDPKFKRVGNDLYTNADLSLYTAVLGGEETVDTFTGKVKLKVAAGTQNGTKVRLKGKGFPVYKKDGHFGDLIITYTVKIPTNLNAEQRELFEKLAKS
- a CDS encoding chaperone modulator CbpM gives rise to the protein MNSELIIIHEYCIQNQVEPDFIVQLENEGLIQISIVDNERYIHISQLRHLDQYVRWYYDLSINVAGIDVIQNLLDKIDTMQDEILRLKEQLRLID
- the bla gene encoding class A beta-lactamase, subclass A2 is translated as MKKLLFLFSAIVVTFPMFSQNEVLRNKIQKIIQGKDATVGVAIIVDGKDTLTINNNFRYPTQSVYKFHLALAVLDYLNKNNLTLDHQLYVKKGDLLPNTHSPLRDDYPQGEMYLSVADIIRYTVSKSDNNGCDILFRLVGGTAVVDRYIRGLGLSEFAIAATEEEMHGPWEVQYTNWSTPYTAAQALEIFRTHDILPQPFHDFLWDALAGTTTGGNKIKALLPEGTFVAHKTGSSFRNAEGLKAAENDIAIIQLPDGRYYSLVVFVADSMESNDVNCGIIAQISKAVYDSLLEQK
- a CDS encoding 2,6-beta-D-fructofuranosidase, with product MPIKNLLFLHVSLLFCFSLSAGNIPIKITKQYLNLPVSQKAERKRMSFNVDGKEDRSFVIRLSANPDYWVFCDVSAYKGKTINISYEGDPSGLSKIYQDDRIEGHENLYKEKNRPQFHFTTQRGWINDPNGLIYYDGEYHLFYQHNPYEREWENMHWGHAVSKDLIHWQELPEALYPDHLGTMFSGSTIIDYDNTAGYNKKDNPAMIAFYTADSSEKQVQCMAYSLDKGRTWTKYDKNPLIDSKDKWNSKDTRDPKVFWYAPSKHWVMVLNERDGHSIYTSKNLKDWNYESHVTGFWECPELFELSIDGNKNNTKWVMYGASGTYMLGSFDGKRFTPEAGKYYYTSGSIYAAQTFTNIPDSDGRRIQIGWGRINQPDMPFNGMMLLPTELTLKTTKDGVRLINNPIKETEQLFTPIQKWSNLKSDDANNKMKEFYNSDCLRIKTTIKLSHATDAGLNLFGQRLINYDINGNMLNGMFYSPQDMTSMELSADIYIDRTSVEVFIEGGIFSYSMERKPDSNNTERFHFWGNNIEVKNLEVYSSKSIW
- the cdaA gene encoding diadenylate cyclase CdaA, which produces MLENFGIKDIIDILLVATVMYQLYRIVSKSGTGAIFNGVLAFMILWILVSKVLEMRLMGAILDKFVDIGLIVLIIIFQDEIRRFLMTLGSNRTFRFFARFFSSKERGGLSEPVITSLVLACMNMAKTYTGALIVIEQEIKLGQYEETGEVLDAEISTRLIENIFFKNTPLHDGALIISGNKIKAAGCILPISQNQEIPKSLGLRHRAALGISQETDAKAIVISEERGKISFVSEGKIQTNISPERLQELLTETILVKKKKT
- a CDS encoding GNAT family N-acetyltransferase, producing the protein MIQFANEQTAELVRSMWKICFEDTDEFLDILFTYKYKHENTLIYFEEGEAVASLQMLPYTINFYRQEIPFAYMAGLCTLPEHRKKGYMAQLLHEAHKVLAERNIPLAILIPAEEWLYDFYKKYEYEQVFDKGENIIPIKEILDTYSDNIDMAYQTFDQLFRFRDFCVQKNRNDFEAIAKEYKLDGYPEKKNLPGMARVIEAWTLLDLYAKDNLSKKFRIKVTDYSQEDTPQIYSIDCGNVELILESEDSFDIETDVRLLCRLLFGYKVHELDEKQQRFFEDHQPVMNLMLE
- a CDS encoding DUF2156 domain-containing protein, which produces MINFKQITFSDKKVIDAAFAGNEYRACDFCFTNLYAWNAKFKTVYAIEHRTIFLRFQDSDGQTYYMMPIGKMPLIDAFKLIEEDAKINKIPFQMKGISSEMWEKIRNEIPGEFRYLPDRNNDEYIYLSEKLINLSGKKLQSKRNHINRFKADNPDWEYFPLTSKKELEECAYMLDEWEEVNTSKADFSQRYDYIATKIMLENFEYLQLRGGAIRVNGKIVAFTIGEQLTADTFVVHVEKAFSEVNGAYTIINQQFIEHEASEYKYINREEDMGITNLRKAKMSYYPDILLEEGILIPFV
- a CDS encoding response regulator transcription factor, encoding MSKTKKVLAVAETSYIIRKGLVYVLSQLNSVGKVVELREMEDINYQINILKPDAVLINPMLLGHTSRHDIRQQLNLDKQTAIIALVYNLIDEQFYRSYDAVIRINDSESKIEETLLKCLEKETGGQSDTEELSDREKEILISVVKGMSNKEIADHHSISIHTAITHRRNITRKLKVHSISGLTIYAIINKLVDISEIKYQDE
- a CDS encoding hemerythrin domain-containing protein, which gives rise to MQNVTIIFNKKMKMSELIDADYHLLLLLNRLNISLGFGEKSVEAVCKENDFDTDCFLFLANYQSNKCITNIQEVFSKLPLAPFLRYLKNSHSYFLERRLPNIRRKLELVFPETDKALQTVVLDFFDNYTKEVLEHMRYEDDVVFPYVYSLIDKDANKQYSINIFEERHNDIEGKINDLKQILLKYVPGTTDQMLMVNVLTELYMSEEELEAHTFIEDNLVIPRVKEIEKERKKK